The genomic window CAAGTATTCAATTACTTGGTTCTGGAAACAACGTACCTCATATTTCCCGAATCAACTGCACAGTTAAAGGCATACCAGGCGAATTAGCAACCAAAATTCAACAAGCGTATAAAAAGTTTGATTCTGATATTCCCAAAATCTCCCAAATTGGTCAATTAGAACAGTATCCTTGTAAATTAGATCAACCTCTTACCAAAGAAATCAATTGTCATTTACGGGTAATGGTGGAATATTTTGATTCTGACAATTCAGGAAATCCACTGTTATCTGTACGGCAAAAAGTAGCAGCTTATTGTCATCTGTGGTCACTACCTATGGAACAAAAAACACCAAATAATCTGGGGTCAAATCCGTTTGAACTTCCTAGTCCAATATATAGCGAAAAACCTACCAACGTTAAACCCAAAAAACGCTTTCCTGGATGGTTGGCGTTAGATTTCGGTACATCAAATTCTACTGTGACACTTTTTGACCCCATTGAAGTCCCCATTGCGGAGGTTTTACCAAAAGAACAGGAAATCAGATTACGCGATCGCCTGTCACAATGGTTGAGTTCTCCCGCTTCCATTGCTTTACCAGAGGTAAACGAAAGTGAATGGGAAAAATTTATTGTTGATATTAGTAAAAATCTCGAAATCGAACCCAGTAATTTAAGTGAAGTTTTTAGTAGTGATAATAAAGGTAGATTTTTAGAAGCAATTCGCCAAATCGAACTATGTTTAGGTAATAGCGATAGATTCCGCCACGCCGTCAGCAAAAAACTTTACCAGATATATCATGAGGTCTTCCGCGTCCCGACTTTAGAATCACAGAATTTAATCCCGGTAGTTTTAGATATTGACCGCCGAGATACAGAGATACCCAGTGAGTTAGAAGTTTCCAGTTTAGAAAATTTAAAACTGCGGATGGGGAGAGAAGCTAGGGATAATCGAAAAAAGGCGATCGCGCAAGGTACTAGCAGTTCATTAAAAGAAATTATCAGCAGATTTCACCATTCCCCCAAGCGTTATTTTGGACAGGATCGGAATTTTTCCGTGATGTTGGATGGAGAAGAAGATATTATTAATGTTAACCAACTCATCCAAGCAGCATGGGCGCATTTAATCGAATTAACGGAAGATTATCGTCAACGCGCCAGACGCAGATTTTCGGAAGGGGAATTTTTAACAGCAGTTGTAACTTACCCCACCGTTGCACCTCCTGTAGTTAGGAAGGAAGTCAAAGAATTAGTCGAACAGTTGGGGATTGATGATGTTCAAACCGCCTATGATGAAGCTGTATCTGTAGCTATCTTCTTTTTATGGCGAGAATTTGGCGGAAATCTCAACATTGGGATTGAATCTTTTAAAACCCGTTGTCGCCAAGAAAATAATAAATGGTCACAAAATGTTCTAGTTTTAGATATTGGTGGCGGAACAACAGACTTAGCATTAATTGAACTCACCTTAGAAGATAAAACCCCCTACTTTGCCAATAATGAAGACCGAGGTTTAGGGGGACGTTATTATAAACTGACTCCGAAATTGTTGGGTTCTTCTGGACACTTACAGTTAGGTGGTGAGTTAATTACACTCAGGGTGTTTAGATTATTGAAAATTGCGATCGCTGATTTTTTATTAACAGCAGTCACCAGAGGCGACATCGAAAGCGACAAACTAGAAGATTTAATCAACGCCGAATTAAACGAACGCTTTTTAGAACAAGGTAAATTTAAAAGCGGAAGTTTATTAAAATGTGTCGATAAAGAAAACCCCGAAGGTGACGCAGCCTATAAAGATGCGTTAGATACCGCCGAAAAAGTCATCCCCACCCGTTGGCAACAAGCACCCCAACGCCTGCAAAGCTTTTACACCCTTTGGGATCATGCGGAAACTGCTAAACTCAAACTGGGGCAGAAACC from Nostoc sp. UHCC 0870 includes these protein-coding regions:
- a CDS encoding molecular chaperone is translated as MPVEIQLVPRFQVRVNHKKYLELPSIQLLGSGNNVPHISRINCTVKGIPGELATKIQQAYKKFDSDIPKISQIGQLEQYPCKLDQPLTKEINCHLRVMVEYFDSDNSGNPLLSVRQKVAAYCHLWSLPMEQKTPNNLGSNPFELPSPIYSEKPTNVKPKKRFPGWLALDFGTSNSTVTLFDPIEVPIAEVLPKEQEIRLRDRLSQWLSSPASIALPEVNESEWEKFIVDISKNLEIEPSNLSEVFSSDNKGRFLEAIRQIELCLGNSDRFRHAVSKKLYQIYHEVFRVPTLESQNLIPVVLDIDRRDTEIPSELEVSSLENLKLRMGREARDNRKKAIAQGTSSSLKEIISRFHHSPKRYFGQDRNFSVMLDGEEDIINVNQLIQAAWAHLIELTEDYRQRARRRFSEGEFLTAVVTYPTVAPPVVRKEVKELVEQLGIDDVQTAYDEAVSVAIFFLWREFGGNLNIGIESFKTRCRQENNKWSQNVLVLDIGGGTTDLALIELTLEDKTPYFANNEDRGLGGRYYKLTPKLLGSSGHLQLGGELITLRVFRLLKIAIADFLLTAVTRGDIESDKLEDLINAELNERFLEQGKFKSGSLLKCVDKENPEGDAAYKDALDTAEKVIPTRWQQAPQRLQSFYTLWDHAETAKLKLGQKPAIENSLLTFTISEQQIAELLTQSAIKFQVKDSENICVTLDSQQFERAAASAIKEAIGIAKGLMESRLRPDDNNIDPWNTHKVDWLILSGKTCNLDLVQRQIYQEFSKSPYFVWNPERITFVLEYTKLATSAGACYAEKLRRLRFDPEESKGLLRKGANQLEIDVKNLFYYLPCNFKRKTQSNDLLTVFKAGQELYQLSPSENVAKVRTNWVGTQLTNIIYRQDYEAGDLRLWGSFDGKNLMGQLGMEEAEFLRKIKVQFEIDQTLQFNILLCQGNPHYLIDVPGIDIGAALSQLSETSLFADGKLKWNIAVERPDKDLSDGDIAVNVIESATVDQPEAYHLVFEVDKDGNKPLQQFHYLRDGTSQPGNGLISNPLPPFPHASQHTFYMYQTDVQTNTKKWIRIGALRKPDVNTDYPCQYRVTIDNRGILRIHAGDVPYWTSPHLECLTHEGCVYIAELDLQPNEVDKERDPFCGIH